In one Gopherus evgoodei ecotype Sinaloan lineage chromosome 1, rGopEvg1_v1.p, whole genome shotgun sequence genomic region, the following are encoded:
- the MRPS33 gene encoding 28S ribosomal protein S33, mitochondrial, translated as MSALSNYALRMARLSARIFGEVVRPTDNKSMKVVKLFSEQPLAKRKEVYDWYPPHNTYFALMRKLRFFGLYRDEHQDFKEEMRRLKKLRGKGKPKKGEGKRATKKK; from the exons ATGTCTGCTCTTTCCAATTATGCTTTGCGGATGGCCCGCCTGAGTGCCCGGATATTTGGAGAAGTTGTCAGGCCAACAGACAATAAGTCCATGAAAGTAGTGAAGCTGTTCAGCGAGCAGCCCCTTGCCAAACGGAAGGAGGTCTACGATTGGTATCCCCCTCATAACACCTACTTCGCCCTCATGAGGAAACTCCGCTTCTTTGGCCTCTACAG AGATGAACATCAAGATTTCAAGGAAGAGATGAGGCGGCTGAAGAAGCTCCGTGGTAAAGGAAAACCtaagaaaggagaaggaaagagagctACTAAGAAGAAATAG